In Oryza sativa Japonica Group chromosome 2, ASM3414082v1, the following are encoded in one genomic region:
- the LOC4330307 gene encoding uncharacterized LOC4330307, which produces MTPPGSISTTSSNLRAQQKPSIPKKPCAFGAPPRHLHRPCKKNAAVSVACTGQGEQRSSPAIAAPQEAQAGTFSVEFRTRDGCRLGISRYPDFAYNAQGGRGVGVVASSGEDSGTVLVEFDVSSLYIPAMSGATTKFLGLPLPPFLKIDILPEALRGNIDPTSGQVDLKFRSRFCFSVGSIYRAPPLFVDTTLTSEESSGAIRRGTGERMDGEGRCKLVGVAVVDPIDDVFMNTFLSLPTECIAYLNATISITEPS; this is translated from the exons ATGACTCCGCCCGGCAGTATCAGCACCACCTCGTCGAACCTTCGGGCCCAGCAAAAACCCTCAATTCCCAAGAAACCGTGTGCTTTCGGAGCGCCACCGAGACACCTGCATCGCCCGTGCAAGAAGAACGCTGCCGTCTCGGTGGCGTGCACCGGGCAAGGCGAACAACGATCCAGCCCTGCCATCGCGGCGCCGCAGGAGGCTCAGGCAGGCACGTTTAGCGTCGAGTTCCGGACGCGGGACGGGTGCCGGCTGGGCATCTCCAGGTACCCGGACTTCGCGTACAACGCCCagggcggccgcggcgtcggcgtcgtcgccaGCAGCGGCGAGGATAGTGGCACGGTTCTGGTCGAGTTCGACGTGTCAAGCCTGTACATCCCGGCGATGTCCGGCGCGACGACCAAGTTCCTcgggctgccgctgccgccgttccTCAAGATCGACATCTTGCCCGAGGCTCTCCGCGGAAACATCGATCCAACAAGTGGTCAG GTTGATCTGAAGTTCAGGTCGAGGTTCTGCTTCTCGGTTGGAAGCATCTACCGAGCACCGCCGCTGTTCGTCGACACAACGCTGACCTCCGAGGAGTCCAGTGGAGCCATAAGACGAGGAACTGGAGAAAGGATGGACGGCGAAGGGAGATGCAAGCTGGTAGGGGTGGCCGTCGTCGACCCCATTGATGACGTCTTCATGAACACCTTCCTCAGCCTGCCGACCGAGTGCATCGCTTACTTGAACGCCACCATCTCCATCACTGAACCAAGCTGA